From Xenopus laevis strain J_2021 chromosome 7L, Xenopus_laevis_v10.1, whole genome shotgun sequence, one genomic window encodes:
- the hes5.2.L gene encoding hairy and enhancer of split 5, gene 2 L homeolog: MAPSTAFLEQQKMSPKEKNKLRKPVVEKMRRDRINSSIEQLKVLLENVFHKQQPNVKLEKADILEMTVTYLRQQTLQLKSEIPHNNDIQMDYKVGYSRCFEEVIDFLSLHQKQPETEAKLISHFNSKTAASCISSFPMRCNPSKPENGIGRSSLWRPW; the protein is encoded by the exons ATGGCACCCAGCACTGCTTTTTTAGAGCAACAAAAGATGTctccaaaggaaaaaaataag CTACGAAAGCCAGTTGTGGAGAAGATGCGTAGGGACAGGATTAACAGCAGCATTGAACAGCTGAAAGTTCTCCTGGAAAATGTCTTCCACAAGCAGCAGCCCAACGTGAAGCTGGAGAAGGCTGATATCTTGGAGATGACAGTCACTTACCTGAGACAACAAACTCTTCAGCTAAAAA GTGAAATCCCTCATAACAATGACATCCAGATGGATTACAAAGTTGGTTACTCCAGATGTTTTGAGGAAGTTATTGACTTTTTATCACTTCACCAAAAGCAGCCAGAAACCGAAGCCAAGCTAATCAGCCATTTCAACTCAAAAACAGCTGCCAGCTGCATTTCATCATTTCCTATGAGATGCAATCCATCCAAACCTGAAAATGGCATTGGTAGAAGCAGTCTTTGGAGGCCGTGGTAG
- the hes5.1.L gene encoding hes family bHLH transcription factor 5 L homeolog (The RefSeq protein has 1 substitution compared to this genomic sequence), with the protein MAPTSISLDTFSSKEKNKLRKPIVEKMRRDRINNSIEQLKVLLEKEFHKQEPNVKLEKADILEMAVNYLQKQKSQSPNLAKLEQDYKQGFSSCLREAVQFLCYYPESGETQMKLLNHLQPPQKLPVVSQTYIPSVSDSKQSALASNTNKIWRPW; encoded by the exons ATGGCTCCTACCAGCATTTCTCTGGATACTTTCTcttccaaagaaaaaaacaaa CTGAGAAAGCCCATTGTGGAAAAGATGCGCAGAGACAGGATTAACAACAGCATCGAGCAGCTGAAAGTTCTCCTGGAGAAAGAATTTCACAAGCAGGAACCCAATGTCAAACTAGAGAAGGCCGATATTCTTGAGATGGCAGTAAACTACCTACAACAGCAGAAAA GTCAGTCTCCCAATCTGGCAAAACTGGAACAGGATTACAAGCAAGGGTTCTCAAGCTGTTTAAGAGAAGCTGTTCAGTTCCTGTGCTATTACCCAGAAAGTGGAGAAACCCAAATGAAACTGCTTAACCACCTGCAACCACCCCAAAAGCTCCCTGTTGTATCCCAAACATATATTCCCAGTGTCTCTGACTCCAAACAATCAGCTCTGGCAAGCAACACCAACAAAATATGGCGCCCCTGGTGA